The following are encoded in a window of Lactobacillus panisapium genomic DNA:
- a CDS encoding AzlD domain-containing protein: MSFSNYTMLTIIGCGIATWLSRILPFVLLKKFTLPKIIVEFLSFVPIVIMASLWFSSLFTPSLGHLPKVNVDYVLASLPTFIVALISKSLLVIVLVGVISLALLRLI, from the coding sequence ATGTCTTTTTCTAACTACACAATGTTAACAATTATTGGCTGCGGAATTGCCACTTGGCTATCGCGAATTTTGCCATTTGTTTTATTAAAAAAATTTACTTTACCTAAAATAATAGTTGAATTTCTATCATTTGTACCAATTGTAATCATGGCATCTCTTTGGTTTAGTAGTTTATTTACGCCAAGTCTAGGACATCTTCCCAAAGTTAATGTGGATTATGTTTTGGCATCACTACCCACCTTTATTGTTGCCTTAATTAGTAAATCGTTATTGGTAATCGTTTTGGTGGGCGTAATTTCGTTGGCCTTATTACGTTTAATCTGA
- a CDS encoding aldo/keto reductase yields the protein METVKLNNGIEMPLLGFGVFQITDNKEAEKAVLTALDAGYRLIDTASSYGNEEAVGRAIKKSGITRSDIFVTTKLWVQDTGYEATKRAINESLKKLQLDYLDLYLIHQPYGDVYGSWRAMEEAYESGMSRAIGVSNFEPDRIWDLALYNHVRPAVNQIEINPWMQQQDAVKFLQDKAIQPEAWAPFAEGKNQIFSNPLLQEIGLSHHKSVGQVILRWLIQRKIVVIPKSVHRERIVENSNIFDFTLTDQEMTKINGLDKRQSQFFDHRDPAAVERIYNMIR from the coding sequence ATGGAAACAGTTAAATTAAACAATGGAATTGAAATGCCGCTTTTAGGCTTTGGTGTTTTCCAAATTACTGACAATAAGGAGGCAGAAAAGGCTGTCTTGACAGCATTGGATGCAGGTTACAGGCTAATTGATACAGCTAGCTCATATGGAAATGAAGAAGCAGTAGGACGAGCAATTAAGAAGAGCGGAATAACAAGATCAGATATTTTTGTTACTACTAAATTATGGGTCCAGGACACAGGATATGAAGCCACTAAAAGAGCAATCAATGAATCATTAAAAAAGTTGCAGTTAGATTATCTTGATTTATACTTAATTCATCAACCTTATGGTGATGTTTACGGCTCTTGGCGTGCAATGGAAGAAGCATATGAATCTGGGATGAGTCGTGCAATTGGTGTATCGAATTTTGAACCTGACCGAATTTGGGATTTGGCTTTGTATAATCACGTACGACCAGCCGTTAATCAAATTGAGATTAATCCTTGGATGCAACAACAAGATGCTGTTAAATTCTTGCAAGACAAAGCAATTCAGCCAGAAGCTTGGGCACCATTTGCAGAAGGGAAAAACCAGATTTTTAGTAACCCACTTCTACAAGAAATTGGATTGAGTCACCATAAATCGGTGGGACAGGTGATTTTAAGATGGCTAATTCAGAGAAAAATAGTTGTTATTCCAAAATCTGTTCATCGTGAGCGAATTGTGGAAAATAGTAATATTTTTGATTTTACTTTAACTGATCAAGAAATGACCAAAATCAACGGGTTAGATAAACGACAAAGCCAATTTTTTGATCATCGCGATCCGGCTGCGGTTGAACGTATTTATAATATGATTCGCTGA
- a CDS encoding MerR family transcriptional regulator — MNINEVSSQFNLSKDTLRYWEKCGLIPAVRRDTNGYREYSEYDQNWIFYIKALRQAGVSVKRLQEFVAKYQQKQPPKERKKLLVSQLKELKKQAMNLQKAIDYLDFKVTHFDDQLLTYENEKLAYEGKAKKDLQN, encoded by the coding sequence TTGAATATTAATGAAGTTAGCTCCCAGTTTAATTTATCAAAGGATACACTACGCTATTGGGAGAAATGCGGTTTAATACCAGCAGTTAGGCGGGACACTAACGGCTATCGTGAATATAGCGAATATGATCAAAATTGGATTTTTTACATTAAAGCTTTACGTCAAGCTGGTGTTTCGGTTAAAAGACTGCAAGAATTTGTGGCTAAATATCAGCAAAAACAGCCACCTAAAGAGCGTAAAAAACTACTTGTGTCTCAGCTAAAAGAACTAAAAAAGCAAGCAATGAACTTACAAAAAGCGATTGATTACCTTGATTTTAAAGTCACACATTTTGATGATCAGCTGCTTACTTATGAAAATGAAAAATTGGCTTATGAAGGAAAAGCAAAAAAGGATTTACAAAATTAA